From Antennarius striatus isolate MH-2024 chromosome 9, ASM4005453v1, whole genome shotgun sequence, one genomic window encodes:
- the zgc:92606 gene encoding gamma-aminobutyric acid receptor-associated protein-like 1 produces MGSQYKRSVPLEVRRAEGERVRAKHPDKIPIIVERASRSRAPELDKKKFLVPSDLTVGQLCFLIRQRVSLRPEEALFFFVNNTLPPSSSPLSAVYEEHHEEDLFLYMIYSNESVYGA; encoded by the exons ATGGGCAGTCAGTACAAGCGCTCAGTTCCCCTGGAGGtgaggagagcagagggagagagggttCGGGCCAAGCATCCGGACAAGATACCG ATAATTGTGGAGAGGGCCTCCAGGTCACGGGCTCCTGAACTGGACAAGAAGAAATTCCTGGTGCCCTCAGATTTAACAG TGGGCCAGCTGTGCTTCCTGATTCGCCAGCGTGTGTCTTTGAGACCAGAAGAggctctcttcttctttgtcaACAACACCCTCCCGCCGTCCAGCTCCCCTCTTTCTGCTGTATATGAG GAGCACCACGAAGAGGACCTGTTTCTCTACATGATTTATAGTAATGAGAGCGTGTACGGCGCCTGA